Proteins encoded by one window of Parabacteroides sp. FAFU027:
- a CDS encoding REP-associated tyrosine transposase, with protein MNIANRITGEVWFTTDTVVDWVDIFTRPRYKHIIMDSLRYCQTEKGLIIYAWVLMSNHLHMIVGSEGDDKVSDIMRDFKKFTSKEILRTLQTDSQESRREWMLNRFEYSGRNDKKIKNYRFWQEGNDHQEIFLVDYFDQKLNYIHNNPVTAELVNRPEDYRYSSAIDYAGSPGLLKVMVV; from the coding sequence ATGAACATAGCCAACAGAATCACCGGAGAAGTCTGGTTTACTACCGACACGGTAGTGGACTGGGTAGATATATTCACCAGACCAAGATACAAGCATATCATCATGGATTCATTACGATATTGCCAGACTGAAAAGGGATTGATCATTTATGCATGGGTGTTGATGTCGAATCATTTGCACATGATTGTAGGCTCGGAAGGCGATGACAAGGTATCGGATATTATGCGGGATTTCAAGAAGTTTACGAGTAAGGAGATTCTTCGTACCTTGCAGACGGATTCGCAGGAAAGTCGTCGTGAGTGGATGCTTAATCGCTTCGAATATTCCGGTCGTAACGATAAGAAGATCAAGAACTATCGATTCTGGCAGGAAGGGAATGATCATCAGGAGATATTTCTGGTAGATTACTTTGATCAGAAGCTGAATTATATCCACAATAATCCCGTTACGGCTGAACTGGTTAATCGCCCCGAAGATTACCGGTATAGCTCGGCGATTGATTATGCGGGAAGTCCGGGATTGCTGAAAGTGATGGTGGTTTAG